A genomic stretch from Astatotilapia calliptera chromosome 4, fAstCal1.2, whole genome shotgun sequence includes:
- the LOC113021009 gene encoding tripartite motif-containing protein 34A isoform X1 — translation MSRFRHSRKKTKLHEQPTVSLVCKQGQTQTAEQKPDTFRPGSISLKERGKRKTEELQQNSADPGKLQDRPAKMMQCFHFMVEPAKNLTAKIKDSHKRAKKEKREPLDEDQLFVVELARDIGRVCQRSAMLEHIWNQNDIWPTPLCRAFILQWASMLESKMRPMQTDGWPEMNEGKQPDVTSEKDLQQAKAVILEWIKDIRAQPEQSVWPGEPVVKNLEDVQSAWRWGRAPNLLTAMELLMWTLMLQRPDKDTIPQQWLLWKQKTQKIGAISYIPQPVWDWIADAAVEVTLDLDTANPDLLISTDEKRMRCGFERKDIPNYHQRFDGWWCAVGTEGYGTGRHYWEVEVGERDWRLGVAKESALRKGFKSLNTDTGYLTLRLERGTELKALTVPFTALPPGLIPRKVGVYLDYDNNQLSFYDVDKHFHIYTYNESFDEKLFPLFGTVEIIKDLVIRSPAAKTQCLCSTSCMWG, via the exons ATGAGCCGCTTTCGTCACTCACGGAAAAAAACGAAACTGCACGAGCAGCCGACTGTCAGTCTGGTATGTAAACAAGGTCAGACACAGACTGCAGAACAGAAACCAGACACTTTTAGACCCGGCAGCATCTCGCTTAAAGAAAGAGGCAAGAGGAAAACCGAAGAGCTTCAACAAAACTCCGCGGATCCCGGTAAGCTGCAG GACAGGCCAGCCAAAATGATGCAGTGTTTTCACTTCATGGTGGAGCCGGCCAAAAACCTGACGGCCAAGATCAAG GATTCGCACAAGAGggcaaagaaagagaagagggaGCCTCTGGATGAGGACCAGTTGTTCGTTGTGGAGCTGGCTAGAGACATCGGCCGAGTGTGTCAG AGATCAGCAATGCTGGAGCACATCTGGAACCAAAATGACATCTGGCCAACTCCTCTCTGCAGGGCCTTCATCCTACAGTGGGCCTCCATGCTGGAAAGCAAG ATGAGACCCATGCAGACTGATGGCTGGCCAGAGATGAATGAGGGCAAACAGCCCGATGTGACGAGTGAGAAGGACCTGCAGCAGGCCAAAGCTGTTATTCTCGAATGGATCAAGGATATAAGAGCCCAGCCTGAG CAAAGTGTGTGGCCCGGAGAACCAGTGGTGAAGAATCTGGAGGACGTGCAGTCCGCCTGGCGCTGGGGCCGTGCTCCCAATCTGCTGACCGCCATGGAGCTGCTTATGTGGACTTTAATGTTACAGCGGCCTGACAAG GACACCATCCCACAGCAGTGGcttctgtggaaacagaagACTCAGAAGATCG GTGCCATATCCTACATCCCTCAACCAG TGTGGGATTGGATTGCAGATGCTGCAG TGGAGGTGACCCTGGATCTGGACACGGCCAACCCTGATCTGCTCATCTCTACTGATGAGAAAAGGATGCGCTGTGGCTTTGAGAGAAAAGATATTCCCAACTACCACCAGCGTTTTGACGGTTGGTGGTGTGCCGTTGGAACGGAGGGCTACGGCACTGGTCGCCACTACTGGGAGGTGGAAGTGGGAGAGCGCGACTGGCGGCTGGGCGTTGCTAAAGAGTCGGCCCTGAGGAAAGGTTTTAAGTCGCTGAACACAGATACGGGGTACCTGACCTTGCGGCTGGAGAGGGGCACTGAGCTTAAGGCGCTGACGGTGCCATTCACCGCGCTGCCACCCGGCCTCATCCCCCGCAAGGTGGGCGTCTACCTCGACTATGACAACAACCAGCTGTCCTTCTATGATGTGGACAAACATTTCCACATTTACACCTACAACGAGAGCTTCGATGAGAAGCTTTTCCCACTGTTTGGCACAGTGGAGATCATCAAGGATCTGGTTATCAGGTCTCCAGCAGCCAAAACCCAGTGTCTGTGCTCCACATCTTGCATGTGGGGTTGA
- the recql5 gene encoding ATP-dependent DNA helicase Q5, producing MTTNLKQALKTHFGFDTFRSKLQEDVVKAVQRGDRDVFVCMPTGAGKSLCYQLPAVLAEGITLVISPLIALIQDQVDHLKELNIPACSINSKLPVSERRLILADLGNSNPKLKLLYITPEMVASPAFQPCLMDLCSRGLLSYLAVDEAHCVSQWGHDFRPDYLKLGELRARLQGVPCLALTATAPKNVQEDIIQSLRLSSPLSFLTPVFRSNLHYDVIFRELLPNPYVHLCAFIKKTLSLGGGSNGQGCGIVYCRTREGCETVAHQLTKLGVVAKPYHAGLKATDRTGVQNEWMQGKVLVIVATISFGMGVDKANVRFVAHWNLAKSLASYYQESGRAGRDGLPSACRTYYSPRDKEQINFLIRQEVARKQEKRGFAKDTDKTAMTDFEAMVSFCEQEGCRHATISKFFGNTAPNCAGACDYCRNPKLVRAQLERAATLSTKIGAAQSSEPKGAFGFQSDTYGGGKKGYGFERYDEGEGYSEDDPFKRKKEFSELFKKQMSMRKGNDSSQREEFVPPDINCPLREASSQRIPKLSVKAREHCLYLLQEALQGQQGAEDALNSDSLSLAVDIEHEVFRNSKSSNLYKAVVLKKVTEMKKAAPASAGRDKAEGARSSSGSDSRETELKEAGSSSSSSFSDEPQGFTLASEVYSLKRKRVGAGQRGSSNPFITAKDLINPSMLETGANKGRTSGGFFNGYSGETIMQGKEANTDASSPIKAKANAVTTSLSSPTKGGRAMSKKQQKLAEAAKSSHNISHFFMKKHTPEKSQDEEEMPREPEATLSPAPASISQEYINQEPHSPAASEGESSAAQSETEDVILVESKSEIIVIPDDDEEDGADIAEPVQETSEQDLTSITEQNKDEEELKPSEEEVNTSEIPGVTDDMKTMTESPPPAKRSRPGNESSRRVTFNPNVQERALHPATDSPKPVTLKEAADIVVRYLDPFYTQGKFATKELFKSFARYLSHLLTEGRSRGKGQVKAEAKALIKKFFSSVQRCESEADWKHLKRPHSCKTTAKSE from the exons ATGACAACAAATTTAAAACAGGCCTTAAAAACCCACTTTGGGTTCGACACCTTCAGGTCTAAACTGCAGGAAGATGTTGTTAAAGCAGTCCAAAGAG GTGACagggatgtgtttgtgtgcatgcctACTGGAGCAGGAAAGTCGCTCTGCTACCAGCTGCCTGCAGTGCTTGCTGAGGGCATTACTCTGGTTATATCCCCGTTAATCGCTCTCATTCAG GACCAAGTGGATCACTTGAAGGAGTTAAACATCCCTGCCTGCTCCATCAACTCTAAGCTCCCAGTGAGTGAGCGCCGGTTGATCCTGGCCGACCTGGGGAACAGCAACCCGAAGCTAAAGCTTCTCTACATCACTCCAGAGATGGTGGCCTCGCCCGCGTTCCAGCCCTGCCTGATGGACCTGTGCTCCCGTGGCTTGCTGTCTTACCTGGCTGTGGATGAGGCTCACTGCGTCTCGCAGTGGGGCCATGATTTCCGACCAGACTACCTCAAGCTGGGTGAACTGCGGGCTCGATTGCAAGGAGTTCCCTGTTTGGCCTTAACAGCAACAGCACCCAAGAATGTACAGGAGGACATCATTCAGTCCCTGAGGCTGTCCTCGCCGCTTTCTTTTCTTACACCCGTCTTCCGGAGTAACTTGCACTATGATGTGATTTTCAGGGAGCTGCTGCCAAACCCATACGTCCACCTTTGTGCCTTCATTAAGAAAACATTATCACTTGGAGGTGGATCTAACGGACAG GGATGTGGGATTGTGTACTGTCGGACCAGAGAAGGTTGTGAGACGGTAGCTCACCAGCTGACGAAGCTTGGAGTCGTAGCTAAGCCGTATCATGCag GCTTGAAGGCAACAGATCGGACAGGGGTACAGAATGAGTGGATGCAGGGGAAAGTGCTGGTTATTGTGGCTACCATCAGCTTTGGCATGGGAGTAGATAAGGCCAATGTCAG ATTTGTAGCTCACTGGAACCTCGCTAAGTCTCTGGCCAGCTACTACCAAGAGTCTGGGCGAGCGGGGAGAGATGGCCTGCCCTCCGCCTGTCGCACATACTACTCCCCGAGAGATAAGGAGCAAATTAATTTCCTCATTCGGCAGGAAGTGGCAAGAAAGCAG GAAAAACGGGGCTTTGCAAAGGACACTGACAAAACCGCAATGACTGACTTTGAAGCCATGGTGTCTTTTTGTGAACAAGAAGG TTGCCGCCATGCCACCATCTCAAAGTTTTTTGGCAACACGGCGCCGAACTGCGCGGGGGCCTGCGACTACTGCCGTAACCCCAAGTTGGTGCGAGCGCAGCTGGAGAGAGCGGCCACGCTCAGCACCAAGATCGGTGCGGCTCAGAGCAGCGAGCCCAAGGGAGCGTTCGGGTTCCAGTCGGACACTTATGGAGGAGGAAAGAAGGGTTACGGCTTTGAAAG GTATGATGAAGGGGAAGGTTATAGTGAAGATGatccttttaagaggaagaaggaGTTTTCTGAGCTTTTCAAGAAGCAGATGAGCATGCGGAAG GGTAACGACAGCAGTCAGAGGGAAGAGTTTGTTCCTCCAG ATATCAACTGCCCGCTTAGAGAGGCCAGCAGCCAGAGAATTCCCAAGCTCAGTGTAAAG GCCAGAGAGCACTGCCTGTACCTCCTGCAGGAGGCACTTcaaggccagcagggggcagaagATGCACTCAA CTCTGACAGTCTGTCCTTGGCGGTGGATATTGAACACGAGGTCTTCAGAAACAGCAAGTCCTCTAACTTGTACAAAGCTGTGGTGCTAAAGAAG GTAACAGAGATGAAGAAAGCGGCACCTGCTTCAGCAGGTCGAGATAAAGCAGAAGGTGCTaggagcagcagcggcagcgATTCCAGAGAAACAGAACTCAAAGAGGCTggatcctcctcttcatcctcgtTTTCTGATGAGCCGCAGGGGTTCACGCTGGCATCTGAGGTGTACTCG CTGAAGCGTAAGAGGGTAGGGGCAGGCCAACGGGGCTCTTCTAACCCCTTCATAACTGCTAAGGATTTAATAAACCCCTCCATGTTGGAAACAGGGGCTAACAAAGGTAGGACAAGCGGCGGATTTTTCAATGGCTACTCAGGAGAAACCATTATGCAGGGAAAAGAAGCCAACACAGATGCATCATCGCCCATCAAAGCCAAAGCAAATGCCGTCACGACCTCTCTGAGCAGCCCGACTAAAGGAGGCAGAGCCATGAGCAAGAAGCAGCAGAAGCTGGCGGAAGCAGCAAAGAGTTCCCACaacatttctcattttttcATGAAGAAACATACTCCAGAGAAAAGCCAGGATGAGGAGGAGATGCCGAGGGAGCCCGAAGCCACTTTATCTCCCGCTCCAGCTTCCATCTCCCAGGAATACATCAACCAGGAACCACACTCACCTGCTGCGTCAGAAGGAGAGAGCAGTGCTGcacagtcagagactgaggatGTGATCCTCGTAGAAAGCAAATCTGAGATAATTGTTATACCTGATGATGACGAGGAGGACGGAGCTGATATTGCAGAACCAGTTCAAGAGACATCTGAGCAGGACCTGACGTCCATCACAGA acaaaacaaagacgAAGAAGAACTTAAACCAAGTGAAGAAGAGGTTAACACAAGTGAAATTCCCGGG GTGACAGATGACATGAAAACCATGACGGAGTCTCCCCCTCCGGCGAAGCGCAGCCGGCCCGGGAATGAGAGCAGCAGGAGAGTAACCTTCAACCCCAACGTGCAGGAGAGAGCCCTGCACCCAGCCACTGACTCGCCCAAGCCTGTAACACTTAAGGAAGCAGCTGATATCGTGGTCCGCTACCTGGACCCTTTTTACACTCAGGGAAAGTTTGCCACAAAG GAGCTGTTTAAGTCTTTCGCTCGCTACCTGTCTCACCTTCTTACAGAGGGAAGGAGCAGGGGGAAAGGCCAAG TGAAAGCAGAGGCCAAGGCTCTCATCAAGAAGTTCTTCAGCAGCGTCCAGCGCTGTGAGAGCGAGGCAGACTGGAAGCACCTTAAGAGACCTCACAGCTGTAAAACCACAGCCAAAAGTGAATGA
- the LOC113021009 gene encoding butyrophilin subfamily 3 member A3 isoform X2, producing the protein MMQCFHFMVEPAKNLTAKIKDSHKRAKKEKREPLDEDQLFVVELARDIGRVCQRSAMLEHIWNQNDIWPTPLCRAFILQWASMLESKMRPMQTDGWPEMNEGKQPDVTSEKDLQQAKAVILEWIKDIRAQPEQSVWPGEPVVKNLEDVQSAWRWGRAPNLLTAMELLMWTLMLQRPDKDTIPQQWLLWKQKTQKIGAISYIPQPVWDWIADAAVEVTLDLDTANPDLLISTDEKRMRCGFERKDIPNYHQRFDGWWCAVGTEGYGTGRHYWEVEVGERDWRLGVAKESALRKGFKSLNTDTGYLTLRLERGTELKALTVPFTALPPGLIPRKVGVYLDYDNNQLSFYDVDKHFHIYTYNESFDEKLFPLFGTVEIIKDLVIRSPAAKTQCLCSTSCMWG; encoded by the exons ATGATGCAGTGTTTTCACTTCATGGTGGAGCCGGCCAAAAACCTGACGGCCAAGATCAAG GATTCGCACAAGAGggcaaagaaagagaagagggaGCCTCTGGATGAGGACCAGTTGTTCGTTGTGGAGCTGGCTAGAGACATCGGCCGAGTGTGTCAG AGATCAGCAATGCTGGAGCACATCTGGAACCAAAATGACATCTGGCCAACTCCTCTCTGCAGGGCCTTCATCCTACAGTGGGCCTCCATGCTGGAAAGCAAG ATGAGACCCATGCAGACTGATGGCTGGCCAGAGATGAATGAGGGCAAACAGCCCGATGTGACGAGTGAGAAGGACCTGCAGCAGGCCAAAGCTGTTATTCTCGAATGGATCAAGGATATAAGAGCCCAGCCTGAG CAAAGTGTGTGGCCCGGAGAACCAGTGGTGAAGAATCTGGAGGACGTGCAGTCCGCCTGGCGCTGGGGCCGTGCTCCCAATCTGCTGACCGCCATGGAGCTGCTTATGTGGACTTTAATGTTACAGCGGCCTGACAAG GACACCATCCCACAGCAGTGGcttctgtggaaacagaagACTCAGAAGATCG GTGCCATATCCTACATCCCTCAACCAG TGTGGGATTGGATTGCAGATGCTGCAG TGGAGGTGACCCTGGATCTGGACACGGCCAACCCTGATCTGCTCATCTCTACTGATGAGAAAAGGATGCGCTGTGGCTTTGAGAGAAAAGATATTCCCAACTACCACCAGCGTTTTGACGGTTGGTGGTGTGCCGTTGGAACGGAGGGCTACGGCACTGGTCGCCACTACTGGGAGGTGGAAGTGGGAGAGCGCGACTGGCGGCTGGGCGTTGCTAAAGAGTCGGCCCTGAGGAAAGGTTTTAAGTCGCTGAACACAGATACGGGGTACCTGACCTTGCGGCTGGAGAGGGGCACTGAGCTTAAGGCGCTGACGGTGCCATTCACCGCGCTGCCACCCGGCCTCATCCCCCGCAAGGTGGGCGTCTACCTCGACTATGACAACAACCAGCTGTCCTTCTATGATGTGGACAAACATTTCCACATTTACACCTACAACGAGAGCTTCGATGAGAAGCTTTTCCCACTGTTTGGCACAGTGGAGATCATCAAGGATCTGGTTATCAGGTCTCCAGCAGCCAAAACCCAGTGTCTGTGCTCCACATCTTGCATGTGGGGTTGA